From a single Streptomyces rubradiris genomic region:
- a CDS encoding ABC transporter permease — protein sequence MTAPIETTGAAAETQPEAVLEGAGKGQIEGRSLGQIAWSRFKKDKAAVAGGVIVILLILLAVLSRPIQALFGLDPNAFNQDLITPDTSLPTGSWGGMSADHPLGVDPKFGRDIATRILEGSWVSLVVAFGATVLSNVIGAIMGVIAGYYGGRVDSIISRLMDTFLAFPLLLFAIAISATLQGGAFGLNGLPLHLSVLIFVIGFFNWPYLGRIVRGQTLALREREFVDAARGMGAKAPYILFRELMPNLVGPIIVYSTLLIPTNIIFEASLSFLGVGIQPPQASWGGMLREAVTYYQVDPQYMIVPGLAIFVTVLAFNLLGDGLRDALDPRSR from the coding sequence GTGACCGCACCGATCGAGACCACCGGGGCGGCAGCCGAGACGCAGCCGGAGGCTGTGCTGGAGGGTGCCGGTAAGGGGCAGATCGAGGGTCGTTCCCTGGGCCAGATCGCCTGGTCCCGGTTCAAGAAGGACAAGGCCGCCGTCGCCGGCGGCGTCATCGTGATCCTGCTGATCCTCCTCGCCGTCCTCTCGCGCCCCATCCAGGCCCTGTTCGGCCTCGACCCCAACGCCTTCAACCAGGACCTGATCACCCCGGACACCTCGCTGCCCACGGGCAGTTGGGGCGGCATGAGCGCGGACCACCCGCTCGGCGTGGACCCGAAGTTCGGCCGGGACATCGCCACCCGCATCCTGGAGGGCTCCTGGGTGTCGCTGGTGGTCGCCTTCGGTGCCACCGTCCTGTCCAACGTCATCGGCGCGATCATGGGTGTCATCGCGGGCTACTACGGCGGCCGGGTGGACTCGATCATCAGCCGGCTGATGGACACCTTCCTCGCCTTCCCCCTCCTGCTCTTCGCGATCGCCATCTCCGCCACCCTCCAGGGCGGCGCGTTCGGCCTCAACGGCCTGCCGCTCCACCTGAGCGTGCTCATCTTCGTCATCGGCTTCTTCAACTGGCCGTATCTGGGCCGGATCGTGCGCGGCCAGACCCTCGCACTGCGCGAGCGCGAGTTCGTCGACGCGGCCCGGGGCATGGGCGCCAAGGCGCCGTACATCCTCTTCCGGGAACTGATGCCGAACCTGGTCGGCCCGATCATCGTCTACTCGACGCTGCTGATCCCGACCAACATCATCTTCGAGGCGTCGCTGAGCTTCCTCGGCGTCGGCATCCAGCCCCCGCAGGCGTCCTGGGGCGGCATGCTCCGCGAGGCGGTCACCTACTACCAGGTCGACCCCCAGTACATGATCGTCCCCGGCCTGGCCATCTTCGTCACCGTGCTGGCGTTCAACCTGCTCGGTGACGGTCTCCGCGACGCTCTCGACCCGCGCAGCCGCTGA
- a CDS encoding enhanced serine sensitivity protein SseB C-terminal domain-containing protein, producing the protein MLRQVTPGRYDAYESLLRALATPTSGQVFMLLWHGQAGAPDAQYGTMEVDGFPYAPCVTSAQELSASGWNRSYEVADGLDVARTLYPDHYGLWLNPHAPGGGVGIPWPDLRRIATGLDRQPAGPLRLSEPGIEIPQFYALLAQNAHRTPALRSLRRAWVQPALGAPYLAIGLDVYDTSPAAVDSVRAMMQQSIGAVPEGLPVSTVAMTDDHDPVVMWMRANARPFYDREAHAPVPPQQPPLQVPAPPQAPAGGYGYPPARSGY; encoded by the coding sequence ATGCTGCGCCAGGTCACGCCCGGACGCTACGACGCCTACGAGTCCTTGCTGCGCGCCCTCGCCACCCCCACCTCCGGCCAGGTCTTCATGCTCCTGTGGCACGGCCAGGCCGGCGCCCCGGACGCCCAGTACGGGACCATGGAGGTGGACGGCTTCCCCTACGCCCCCTGCGTGACCTCCGCCCAGGAGCTGTCGGCCAGCGGCTGGAACCGCTCCTACGAGGTGGCCGACGGCCTGGACGTGGCCCGCACCCTCTACCCCGACCACTACGGCCTCTGGCTCAACCCGCACGCGCCCGGCGGCGGCGTCGGCATCCCCTGGCCGGACCTGCGCCGCATCGCCACCGGTCTGGACCGCCAGCCCGCCGGCCCGTTGCGGCTGTCCGAACCCGGTATCGAGATCCCGCAGTTCTACGCCCTGCTCGCGCAGAACGCGCACCGCACCCCCGCGCTGCGCTCGCTGCGCCGCGCCTGGGTGCAGCCCGCGCTCGGGGCGCCCTACCTCGCCATCGGCCTGGACGTGTACGACACCTCGCCCGCCGCGGTCGACTCGGTGCGCGCCATGATGCAGCAGTCCATCGGCGCGGTCCCGGAGGGCCTGCCGGTCTCGACGGTCGCCATGACCGACGACCACGACCCGGTGGTGATGTGGATGCGGGCCAACGCGCGCCCCTTCTACGACCGTGAGGCGCACGCCCCGGTGCCCCCGCAGCAGCCCCCGCTCCAGGTGCCGGCCCCGCCGCAGGCGCCGGCCGGCGGCTACGGCTACCCGCCGGCGCGCAGCGGCTACTGA
- a CDS encoding enhanced serine sensitivity protein SseB has protein sequence MDFPADFPAQAHPHPHGGWPGNELEEVLSASLGIPAAGGRIVEVLGRSFLWIPLPNGGGPDSGPLDLPTLDIDGQAYVPVFSSEEQLRQVAGSHMSYTIAPAVEFARGLPPQVGIAVNPEGVVGIPLPPQAVAELCRVGRTPLDGPGTGGRVRLFEPDWQDDPVDFLAAASAEFAGTGVVLTARRCLAAVETADPAMFVGVELSQWEGDLRALPLQALGKALAEVPVKWPVNLVLLDVTDDPVATWLKANVRPFYTSAH, from the coding sequence ATGGACTTCCCGGCGGACTTCCCGGCACAGGCGCACCCGCACCCGCACGGCGGTTGGCCCGGCAACGAGCTGGAGGAGGTGTTGTCGGCCTCCCTCGGCATCCCCGCGGCGGGCGGCCGGATCGTCGAGGTCCTCGGCCGCAGCTTCCTGTGGATCCCGCTGCCGAACGGCGGGGGCCCGGACAGCGGCCCGCTGGACCTGCCGACGCTCGACATCGACGGCCAGGCGTACGTCCCGGTGTTCAGCTCCGAGGAACAGCTGCGCCAGGTGGCCGGCTCCCACATGTCGTACACCATCGCCCCGGCGGTGGAGTTCGCCCGCGGCCTGCCCCCGCAGGTGGGCATCGCCGTCAATCCCGAGGGCGTGGTCGGCATACCGCTGCCGCCCCAGGCCGTGGCCGAGCTGTGCCGGGTGGGCCGCACCCCGCTCGACGGCCCGGGCACCGGCGGCCGGGTGCGCCTCTTCGAGCCCGACTGGCAGGACGACCCGGTGGACTTCCTCGCCGCCGCCTCCGCCGAGTTCGCCGGGACCGGCGTGGTCCTCACCGCCCGCCGCTGCCTGGCCGCCGTCGAGACGGCCGACCCGGCGATGTTCGTGGGCGTCGAACTCTCCCAGTGGGAAGGCGACCTGCGCGCCCTCCCCCTCCAGGCCCTCGGCAAGGCCCTGGCCGAGGTCCCCGTCAAATGGCCGGTCAACCTGGTCCTGCTGGATGTAACGGACGACCCGGTGGCGACCTGGCTGAAGGCGAACGTCCGCCCGTTCTACACATCCGCCCACTGA
- a CDS encoding AAA family ATPase, producing MNRTSAYAAHAGLAVPGQPAAAVRERGADRPAPVVRDLRDRAGRSPHALLFGPRDLVVVTGLPGSGKSTLMRRAVTGGRVDSQDTRDRWQARVPGFLPYALYRPLVRLAHYAGLCRALRTGEGLVVHDCGTQPWVRAWLARAARRRGGTLHLLLLDVSPETARQGQRERGRGVSRYAFRRHRRATARLLRAVEKGRLPGGCGAAVLLDRDAADVLARVGFTR from the coding sequence GTGAACAGGACCTCGGCCTACGCCGCCCACGCCGGCCTCGCGGTGCCGGGACAGCCCGCCGCGGCGGTCCGCGAACGCGGCGCGGACCGCCCCGCGCCGGTCGTCCGCGACCTGCGCGACCGGGCCGGCCGCAGCCCGCACGCCCTGCTCTTCGGCCCCCGTGACCTGGTGGTCGTCACCGGCTTGCCCGGCAGTGGCAAGTCCACCCTGATGCGCCGCGCGGTCACCGGCGGCCGCGTCGACTCCCAGGACACCCGGGACCGCTGGCAGGCCCGCGTCCCCGGCTTCCTGCCGTACGCGCTCTACCGCCCCCTGGTCCGCCTCGCCCACTACGCCGGACTGTGCAGGGCCCTGCGCACCGGGGAGGGGCTTGTCGTGCACGACTGCGGCACCCAGCCGTGGGTGCGCGCCTGGCTGGCCCGCGCGGCCCGGCGCCGGGGCGGCACCCTGCACCTGCTCCTCCTCGACGTCAGCCCCGAGACCGCCCGGCAGGGCCAGCGCGAGCGCGGCCGGGGCGTCTCCCGCTACGCCTTCCGCCGCCACCGCCGCGCCACCGCCCGGCTGCTGCGCGCGGTGGAGAAGGGGCGGCTGCCGGGCGGCTGCGGTGCGGCGGTGCTGCTGGACCGGGACGCGGCGGACGTCCTCGCCCGCGTCGGCTTCACGCGGTGA
- the gcvT gene encoding glycine cleavage system aminomethyltransferase GcvT: MSSTELRHTALDAVHRSLGATMTDFAGWDMPLRYGSERDEHLAVRTRAGLFDLSHMGEITVTGAEAAAFLNHALVGNIASVGVGRARYTMICQADGGILDDLIVYRLAETEYMVVANASNAQVVLDALTERAAGFAAEVRDDRDAYALIAVQGPESPGILKSLTDADLDGLKYYAGLPGTVAGVPALIARTGYTGEDGFELFVKPEHAVALWQALTEAGEGVGLVPCGLSCRDTLRLEAGMPLYGHELSTSLTPFDAGLGRVVKFDKEGDFVGRAALAEAAGRAAQNPPRVLVGLVAEGRRVPRAGYAVVAGGEVIGEVTSGAPSPTLGKPIAMAYVDAAHAAPGTEGVGVDIRGTHEPYQVVALPFYKRQK; this comes from the coding sequence ATGAGCAGTACCGAACTCCGTCATACCGCGCTCGACGCCGTGCACCGCTCGCTGGGCGCGACGATGACCGACTTCGCCGGCTGGGACATGCCCCTGCGCTACGGCTCCGAGCGCGACGAGCACCTCGCCGTGCGCACCCGGGCCGGTCTGTTCGACCTGTCCCACATGGGCGAGATCACCGTGACCGGCGCCGAGGCCGCCGCCTTCCTGAACCACGCCCTGGTCGGCAACATCGCCTCGGTCGGCGTCGGCCGCGCCCGCTACACCATGATCTGCCAGGCCGACGGCGGCATCCTGGACGACCTGATCGTCTACCGGCTGGCCGAGACCGAGTACATGGTCGTGGCCAACGCCTCCAACGCCCAGGTGGTGCTGGACGCCCTCACCGAGCGCGCGGCCGGCTTCGCCGCCGAGGTCCGCGACGACCGGGACGCCTACGCGCTGATCGCCGTGCAGGGCCCCGAGTCCCCCGGCATCCTGAAGTCGCTCACCGACGCCGACCTGGACGGCCTGAAGTACTACGCCGGGCTGCCCGGCACGGTCGCCGGCGTCCCGGCGCTGATCGCCCGTACGGGGTACACCGGCGAGGACGGCTTCGAGCTGTTCGTGAAGCCGGAGCACGCCGTGGCGCTGTGGCAGGCGCTCACCGAGGCCGGCGAGGGCGTCGGACTGGTCCCGTGCGGGCTGTCCTGCCGGGACACGCTGCGCCTGGAGGCGGGCATGCCGCTGTACGGGCACGAGCTGAGCACTTCCCTGACCCCCTTCGACGCCGGGCTGGGCCGCGTGGTCAAGTTCGACAAGGAGGGCGACTTCGTGGGCCGCGCGGCGCTGGCCGAGGCCGCCGGGCGGGCCGCGCAGAACCCGCCCCGGGTGCTGGTCGGGCTGGTCGCCGAGGGCCGCCGGGTGCCGCGCGCCGGGTACGCCGTGGTGGCCGGCGGCGAGGTGATCGGCGAGGTCACCTCGGGCGCCCCCTCCCCCACCCTGGGCAAGCCGATCGCCATGGCCTACGTCGACGCGGCGCACGCCGCGCCGGGCACCGAAGGCGTCGGCGTGGACATCCGGGGCACCCACGAGCCGTACCAGGTCGTGGCGCTGCCGTTCTACAAGCGCCAGAAGTAA
- the gcvH gene encoding glycine cleavage system protein GcvH, which yields MSNPQQLRYSKEHEWLSDAQDGVSTVGITEHAANALGDVVFVQLPEAGSTVTAGETCGELESTKSVSDLYSPVTGEVTEVNEDVVNDPSLVNSAPFEGGWLFKVRVTEEPAELLSADEYTAFTAG from the coding sequence ATGAGCAACCCCCAGCAGCTGCGCTACAGCAAGGAGCACGAGTGGCTGTCGGACGCCCAGGACGGCGTCTCGACGGTCGGCATCACGGAGCACGCGGCCAACGCGCTCGGCGATGTCGTCTTCGTCCAGCTCCCCGAGGCCGGCTCCACGGTGACCGCGGGCGAGACCTGCGGCGAGCTGGAGTCCACGAAGTCGGTCTCCGACCTGTACTCGCCGGTCACCGGTGAGGTCACCGAGGTCAACGAGGACGTCGTCAACGACCCGTCGCTGGTGAACTCGGCCCCCTTCGAGGGCGGCTGGCTGTTCAAGGTACGCGTCACCGAGGAGCCGGCCGAGCTGCTCTCCGCCGACGAGTACACCGCCTTCACCGCCGGCTGA
- the glyA gene encoding serine hydroxymethyltransferase: MTVLNTPLHELDPEIAAAVDAELSRQQSTLEMIASENFAPLAVMEAQGSVLTNKYAEGYPGRRYYGGCEHVDVAEQIAIDRVKELFGAEYANVQPHSGASANQAALFALAQPGDTILGLDLAHGGHLTHGMRLNFSGKQFNVVAYHVDAETGLVDMAEVEKLAKEHRPKVIIAGWSAYPRQLDFAQFRRIADETGAYLWVDMAHFAGLVAAGLHPNPVEYADVVTSTTHKTLGGPRGGIILAKKDFAKKLNSSVFPGFQGGPLEHVIAAKAVSFKVAAGEDFKERQRRTVEGARILAERLTAADVREAGVNVLSGGTDVHLILVDLRASELDGQQAEDRLHEVGITVNRNAVPNDPRPPMVTSGLRIGTPALATRGFTAEDFAEVADVIAETLKPSYDAEALKARVKALADKHPLYPGLSK, encoded by the coding sequence ATGACTGTCCTGAACACGCCCCTGCACGAGCTGGACCCGGAGATCGCCGCCGCGGTCGACGCCGAGCTGAGCCGCCAGCAGTCGACGCTGGAGATGATCGCCTCCGAGAACTTCGCGCCGCTCGCGGTGATGGAGGCGCAGGGTTCGGTCCTCACCAACAAGTACGCCGAGGGCTACCCGGGCCGTCGCTACTACGGCGGCTGCGAGCACGTCGACGTGGCCGAGCAGATCGCCATCGACCGGGTCAAGGAGCTGTTCGGCGCCGAGTACGCCAATGTGCAGCCCCACTCCGGCGCCTCCGCGAACCAGGCGGCCCTGTTCGCGCTGGCCCAGCCCGGGGACACCATCCTCGGCCTGGACCTGGCGCACGGCGGCCACCTCACCCACGGCATGCGGCTGAACTTCTCCGGCAAGCAGTTCAACGTGGTCGCCTACCACGTGGACGCCGAGACCGGCCTGGTCGACATGGCCGAGGTGGAGAAGCTCGCCAAGGAGCACCGCCCGAAGGTGATCATCGCGGGCTGGTCGGCGTACCCCCGGCAGCTGGACTTCGCCCAGTTCCGCCGGATCGCCGACGAGACCGGCGCGTACCTGTGGGTCGACATGGCGCACTTCGCCGGCCTGGTCGCCGCCGGTCTGCACCCGAACCCGGTGGAGTACGCCGACGTGGTCACCTCCACGACCCACAAGACGCTCGGCGGCCCGCGCGGCGGCATCATCCTCGCGAAGAAGGACTTCGCGAAGAAGCTGAACTCCTCCGTCTTCCCGGGCTTCCAGGGCGGTCCGCTGGAGCACGTGATCGCGGCCAAGGCGGTGTCCTTCAAGGTCGCGGCGGGCGAGGACTTCAAGGAGCGCCAGCGCCGTACGGTGGAGGGCGCCCGCATCCTCGCCGAGCGGCTGACCGCGGCCGATGTGCGCGAGGCCGGGGTGAACGTGCTGTCCGGCGGCACGGACGTGCACCTGATCCTGGTGGACCTGCGCGCGAGCGAGCTGGACGGGCAGCAGGCCGAGGACCGGCTGCACGAGGTCGGCATCACGGTCAACCGCAACGCCGTCCCGAACGACCCGCGCCCGCCGATGGTCACCTCGGGGCTGCGCATCGGCACCCCGGCGCTGGCCACGCGCGGTTTCACGGCCGAGGACTTCGCCGAGGTCGCGGACGTGATCGCCGAGACGCTGAAGCCGTCGTACGACGCCGAGGCGCTCAAGGCGCGCGTCAAGGCGCTCGCCGACAAGCACCCGCTGTACCCGGGTCTGAGCAAGTAA
- a CDS encoding L-serine ammonia-lyase: MAISVFDLFSIGIGPSSSHTVGPMRAARMFARRLRNEGLLGSVAALRCELYGSLGATGHGHGTPKAVLLGLEGASPRTVDVETADERVEKIRQAGRIALLGEHEIPFSYDDDLVLHRRKALPYHANGMTLWAYDASGAELVTKTYYSVGGGFVVDEDAVGADRIVLDDTVLKYPFRTGDELLRLTKETGLSISSLMLENERAWRTEEEIRAGLLEIWRVMRECVQRGMSREGILPGGLKVRRRAAVSARQLRAEGDPLAHAMEWITLYAMAVNEENAAGGRVVTAPTNGAAGIIPAVLHYYINFVPGADEDGVVRFLLAAGAIGMLFKENASISGAEVGCQGEVGSACSMAAGALAEVLGGSPEQVENAAEIGMEHNLGLTCDPVGGLVQIPCIERNGMAAVKAVTAAKMAMRGDGSHKVSLDKVIKTMKDTGADMSVKYKETARGGLAVNIIEC, translated from the coding sequence GTGGCCATCTCGGTCTTCGACCTGTTCTCGATCGGCATCGGCCCGTCCAGCTCCCACACGGTCGGCCCGATGCGCGCGGCGCGCATGTTCGCCCGCCGGCTGCGCAACGAGGGCCTGCTCGGCTCCGTCGCCGCCCTGCGCTGCGAGCTGTACGGGTCGCTCGGCGCGACCGGCCACGGCCACGGCACCCCGAAGGCGGTGCTGCTCGGCCTGGAGGGCGCCTCGCCGCGCACGGTGGACGTGGAGACGGCCGACGAGCGGGTGGAGAAGATCCGGCAGGCGGGCCGGATAGCGCTGCTCGGCGAGCACGAGATCCCGTTCTCCTACGACGACGATCTGGTCCTGCACCGCCGCAAGGCGCTGCCGTACCACGCCAACGGCATGACCCTGTGGGCGTACGACGCCTCGGGCGCCGAGCTGGTGACGAAGACGTACTACTCGGTCGGCGGCGGTTTCGTGGTCGACGAGGACGCGGTGGGCGCGGACCGGATCGTGCTGGACGACACGGTCCTGAAGTACCCGTTCCGCACGGGTGACGAGCTGCTGCGCCTGACGAAGGAGACGGGCCTGTCGATCTCCTCGCTGATGCTGGAGAACGAGCGGGCCTGGCGCACCGAGGAGGAGATCCGCGCGGGCCTGCTGGAGATCTGGCGGGTGATGCGCGAGTGCGTCCAGCGCGGCATGTCCCGGGAGGGCATCCTGCCGGGCGGGCTGAAGGTGCGCCGCCGCGCGGCCGTCTCGGCCCGCCAGCTGCGCGCCGAGGGCGACCCGCTGGCGCACGCCATGGAGTGGATCACGCTCTACGCCATGGCGGTGAACGAGGAGAACGCGGCCGGCGGCCGGGTGGTGACGGCCCCCACCAACGGCGCGGCCGGCATCATCCCGGCGGTGCTGCACTACTACATCAACTTCGTGCCGGGCGCGGACGAGGACGGCGTGGTCCGCTTCCTGCTCGCCGCCGGCGCGATCGGCATGCTCTTCAAGGAGAACGCCTCCATCTCCGGCGCCGAGGTCGGCTGCCAGGGCGAGGTGGGCTCCGCCTGCTCCATGGCGGCGGGCGCGCTCGCCGAGGTGCTCGGCGGCTCCCCGGAGCAGGTGGAGAACGCGGCCGAGATCGGCATGGAGCACAACCTGGGCCTGACCTGCGACCCGGTCGGCGGCCTGGTCCAGATCCCGTGCATCGAGCGCAACGGCATGGCCGCGGTGAAGGCGGTCACGGCCGCGAAGATGGCGATGCGCGGCGACGGCTCCCACAAGGTGTCCCTGGACAAGGTCATCAAGACCATGAAGGACACCGGCGCCGACATGAGCGTGAAGTACAAGGAGACGGCCCGGGGCGGCCTGGCGGTCAACATCATCGAGTGCTGA
- a CDS encoding WD40 repeat domain-containing protein, translating to MLRADSALGRLVLALAVRPADLPPVRHAGPGTRLIAALGTRPVPPAAAPVPARHRLGSRGRWFPGLLTAWLVALTCLTAAAVLPGPWRGVAPGQAQPPGPEHWSLAAAGRLGPRGRAEALAFTPDGRLLVTVTRTSASTWDVADPGHPERVPVPAGVRRVTAVTTSPDGRTLVAAGGADVRALAVGSGVTRWSVDGAPMEVKAVAAGRDRVVLADSGTTGPARLAELRLDTGRPPRPTTLSRLRQAVAAAQFSADGRTLAVAGAEGSVRLWDVSDLRHPEAAGPAFGGPGGRTTALAFSPDARLLATVDSARTVRLWDVTDRARPRPLGRPLGDGAERVTALAFSPDARLVATVGADGTASLWWRSPAAEADVPPGATAQ from the coding sequence GTGCTGCGAGCTGACAGCGCGCTCGGCCGTCTGGTGCTGGCGCTGGCCGTCCGCCCTGCCGACTTGCCGCCGGTGCGGCACGCGGGCCCCGGCACGCGGCTGATCGCCGCCCTGGGGACGCGCCCGGTGCCGCCGGCGGCGGCTCCGGTCCCGGCGCGGCACCGGCTGGGGTCCCGGGGCCGGTGGTTTCCGGGCCTGCTCACCGCCTGGCTGGTCGCCCTGACGTGTCTGACGGCCGCCGCGGTGCTGCCCGGCCCCTGGCGGGGGGTGGCGCCGGGGCAGGCCCAGCCGCCCGGACCGGAGCACTGGAGCCTGGCCGCCGCCGGGCGGCTCGGTCCGCGCGGGCGGGCCGAGGCGCTGGCGTTCACCCCGGACGGCCGGCTGCTGGTGACGGTCACCCGGACCTCGGCCAGCACCTGGGACGTGGCGGACCCCGGACATCCCGAACGGGTCCCGGTCCCGGCGGGCGTGCGCCGGGTGACGGCCGTCACGACGAGTCCGGACGGCCGCACGCTGGTGGCGGCCGGGGGGGCGGACGTGCGGGCGCTCGCCGTCGGCTCGGGGGTGACCCGGTGGTCCGTCGACGGTGCCCCGATGGAGGTGAAGGCGGTGGCGGCGGGCCGGGACCGGGTCGTCCTCGCCGACTCGGGCACGACCGGCCCCGCCCGGCTGGCGGAGCTGCGCCTGGACACGGGCCGGCCGCCGCGGCCGACCACCCTGAGCCGGCTGCGCCAGGCCGTCGCCGCCGCCCAGTTCTCCGCCGACGGCCGCACCCTCGCCGTCGCGGGTGCCGAGGGGTCGGTGCGGCTGTGGGACGTGTCGGATCTGCGGCACCCCGAGGCGGCGGGGCCCGCCTTCGGCGGCCCGGGGGGGCGCACGACCGCGCTCGCCTTCAGTCCCGACGCCCGGCTGCTGGCGACCGTCGACTCCGCGCGGACCGTGCGGCTGTGGGACGTCACCGACCGTGCGCGGCCCCGCCCGCTGGGCCGTCCGCTCGGTGACGGGGCCGAGCGCGTCACCGCGCTCGCCTTCAGCCCGGACGCCCGGCTGGTGGCCACCGTGGGGGCCGACGGGACGGCCAGCCTGTGGTGGCGCTCGCCGGCTGCGGAGGCTGATGTTCCTCCAGGGGCTACCGCGCAGTAA
- a CDS encoding Ca2+-dependent phosphoinositide-specific phospholipase C, with amino-acid sequence MRGVRGLVALVGAAAVLAGAPVNAQAASPKFSATTAIGTHNAYEKDKYPYFAQALDSGASLLELDVYVDSISHRWRVSHSNPLGNDNNCEAAKTPSELYSKSRNQDLGSCLDNMAAWNRLHPDHPPIVVKVEMKVGFNDKAGMGPDEFDTLVAQKLGGDVYKPADLLGGTHATLDAAARADAWPARDAMKGKFLLDLIPGTVEQANPFDSYWTDEEYGDHLRDLSAAGNISAAQAFPAVLGAANGDPRASRYDASIRPWFVFFDGDAAAYADNGYDTSFYAANHYILIATDAHNVSPAISSTNPTDAEVAARLALLAKGHASLITSDWSAKSASVLGSVTARG; translated from the coding sequence ATGCGTGGGGTGAGAGGGCTGGTGGCGCTCGTGGGGGCCGCCGCGGTGCTGGCGGGGGCACCGGTGAACGCCCAGGCGGCGTCACCGAAGTTCTCCGCGACGACGGCCATCGGCACGCACAACGCCTACGAGAAGGACAAGTACCCGTACTTCGCGCAGGCGTTGGACTCCGGCGCCTCGCTGCTGGAACTGGACGTGTACGTCGACAGCATCAGCCACCGCTGGCGGGTCAGCCACAGCAACCCGCTGGGCAACGACAACAACTGCGAGGCCGCCAAGACGCCGAGCGAGCTGTACAGCAAGAGCCGTAACCAGGACCTCGGCAGCTGTCTGGACAACATGGCCGCCTGGAACCGGCTCCACCCCGACCATCCGCCGATCGTCGTCAAGGTGGAGATGAAGGTCGGCTTCAACGACAAGGCGGGCATGGGCCCGGACGAGTTCGACACGCTCGTCGCACAGAAGCTGGGCGGCGACGTCTACAAACCGGCGGATCTGCTCGGTGGCACCCATGCCACGCTGGACGCGGCGGCGAGGGCCGACGCCTGGCCGGCCCGGGACGCGATGAAGGGCAAGTTCCTCCTCGACCTGATCCCCGGCACGGTGGAGCAGGCCAACCCGTTCGACAGCTACTGGACGGACGAGGAGTACGGCGACCACCTGCGCGACCTGTCCGCGGCCGGGAACATCTCCGCTGCCCAGGCCTTCCCCGCCGTGCTGGGCGCGGCGAACGGCGACCCGCGCGCCAGCCGCTACGACGCCTCGATCCGGCCCTGGTTCGTGTTCTTCGACGGCGACGCGGCGGCCTATGCCGACAACGGCTACGACACCTCGTTCTACGCCGCGAACCACTACATACTGATCGCCACCGACGCCCACAACGTGTCCCCGGCGATCTCCTCCACCAACCCCACGGACGCCGAAGTCGCCGCCCGGCTCGCGCTGTTGGCCAAGGGCCATGCGAGCCTGATCACTTCGGACTGGTCGGCGAAGTCCGCGTCCGTACTCGGTTCGGTGACCGCCCGCGGCTGA
- a CDS encoding glycoside hydrolase family 25 protein produces the protein MLHGIDVSAFQSSSYATDGLSFVFIKATEGRSYVNPRLAAQTKRGRDAGLVVGFYHFLWPGHITAQAEYFLRHAPDRPGDVLAVDWENTGEGTHASNAEKDRFIRKLKESRPDNRVVLYCNRHFWLNIDTTSYAGDGLWIADYVTKGKPRIKAKWRFHQYTSEPLDKNVAQFADKDDLRDWATP, from the coding sequence ATGCTCCATGGCATCGACGTCAGCGCCTTCCAGTCCTCCTCCTATGCCACGGACGGCCTCTCCTTCGTCTTCATCAAGGCGACGGAGGGCCGTTCGTACGTCAATCCCAGGCTCGCGGCCCAGACCAAGCGAGGGCGTGACGCGGGCCTGGTCGTCGGCTTCTACCACTTCCTGTGGCCGGGCCACATCACCGCCCAGGCCGAGTACTTCCTGCGGCACGCCCCGGACCGCCCCGGCGACGTCCTCGCCGTCGACTGGGAGAACACCGGCGAGGGAACCCACGCGAGCAACGCGGAGAAGGACCGCTTCATCCGCAAGCTGAAGGAGTCGCGGCCGGACAACCGGGTCGTGCTCTACTGCAACCGCCACTTCTGGCTGAACATCGACACCACGTCCTACGCCGGGGACGGGCTGTGGATCGCCGACTACGTCACCAAGGGCAAGCCCCGCATCAAGGCCAAGTGGCGGTTCCACCAGTACACCAGCGAGCCCCTCGACAAGAACGTGGCCCAGTTCGCGGACAAGGACGACCTGCGCGACTGGGCCACGCCCTGA